Genomic DNA from Pseudomonas helmanticensis:
TTCCAATACGTCCCCCTGTAGGAGCTGCCGCAGGCTGCGATCTTTTGATCTTGATTTTAAAAACCAACATCAAAAGATCGCAGCCTTCGGCAGCTCACAGGGTGGCGGGGTGTCATTCAAGCCGGCGCGCGCGATGCGAACCGTGGGCGTGTTAACATCCGCGTTTTTGCCCGATTGACCCGTTGAGAGCTGAGCACTGATGGCCACCAGATCCGTTGTACTCGATACCGAAACCACCGGCATGCCGGTGACCGATGGTCACCGGATCATTGAAATCGGTTGTGTCGAACTGATCGGTCGGCGCCTCACGGGCCGGCATTTTCACGTCTACCTGCAACCGGATCGCGAGAGTGATGAAGGCGCCATCGGCGTTCACGGCATCACCAACGAATTCCTCGTCGGCAAGCCACGTTTCAACGAAGTTGCCGATGAATTCTTTGAATTTATCAAAGGCGCACAGCTGATCATCCACAACGCGGCGTTCGACGTTGGTTTCATCAACAACGAATTCGCCTTGATGGGGCAGAAGGATCGCGCCGACATCACGCAACACTGCTCGATCCTCGACACCCTGATGATGGCC
This window encodes:
- the dnaQ gene encoding DNA polymerase III subunit epsilon, translated to MATRSVVLDTETTGMPVTDGHRIIEIGCVELIGRRLTGRHFHVYLQPDRESDEGAIGVHGITNEFLVGKPRFNEVADEFFEFIKGAQLIIHNAAFDVGFINNEFALMGQKDRADITQHCSILDTLMMARERHPGQRNSLDALCKRYGVDNSGRELHGALLDSEILADVYLTMTGGQTSLSLAGNASDGNGSGEGADNSATEIRRFPADRQPARIIRATEDELAAHLVRLEIIAKSAGGPAMWTQIAEADAQG